A single Tamandua tetradactyla isolate mTamTet1 chromosome X, mTamTet1.pri, whole genome shotgun sequence DNA region contains:
- the ASB11 gene encoding ankyrin repeat and SOCS box protein 11 isoform X4, with protein sequence MRKRECGSVWAGREPGLGRDTRTRGVNVNLVTINRVSSLHEACLGGHVACAKALLENGAHVNGVTVHGATPLFNACCSGSAACVNVLLEFGAKAQVEAHLASPIHEAAKRGHRECMEILLASNVNIDQEVPQLGTPLYVACTYQRVDCVKKLLELGASVDHGQWLDTPLHAAARQASAEVVHLLADYGASLRSPNAQGKSALDLAAPQSSVEQALLLREGPPSLAQLCRLCIRKRLGRACHQAILELHLPEPLERFLLYR encoded by the exons ATGAGGAAGAGGGAGTGCGGCAGTGTGTGGGCAGGGAGGGAACCAGGACTGGGCAGAGACACTCGTACCCGG GGTGTCAATGTGAACCTCGTGACAATTAATCGGGTCTCTTCTCTCCATGAGGCATGCCTTGGAGGGCACGTGGCCTGTGCTAAAGCCTTACTGGAAAATGGCGCCCAC GTCAACGGAGTCACAGTGCATGGAGCCACGCCCCTGTTCAATGCCTGCTGCAGTGGCAGTGCCGCGTGTGTCAACGTGCTGCTGGAGTTTGGAGCCAAGGCCCAGGTCGAGGCGCACCTGGCTTCACCCATCCACGAGGCAGCAAAGAGAG GTCACAGAGAGTGTATGGAGATTCTGCTGGCAAGTAACGTTAACATTGACCAAGAAGTGCCTCAGCTCGGAACTCCCCTGTATGTGGCCTGCACCTACCAGAGGGTAGACTGTGTGAAGAAACTTCTAGAATTAG GCGCCAGTGTGGACCACGGCCAGTGGCTGGACACCCCCCTGCATGCGGCGGCGAGGCAGGCCAGCGCCGAGGTCGTGCACCTGCTCGCGGACTACGGCGCCAGCCTGCGCAGCCCAAACGCTCAGGGGAAGAGCGCGCTGGACCTGGCGGCTCCCCAGAGCAGCGTGGAGCAGGCGCTGCTGCTCCGGGAAG GCCCGCCTTCCCTTGCCCAGCTCTGCCGCCTGTGTATCCGTAAGCGCTTGGGTCGTGCATGCCATCAAGCCATCCTTGAACTACATCTGCCGGAGCCGCTGGAAAGATTCCTCCTGTACCGATAG